The proteins below are encoded in one region of Hordeum vulgare subsp. vulgare chromosome 3H, MorexV3_pseudomolecules_assembly, whole genome shotgun sequence:
- the LOC123440878 gene encoding classical arabinogalactan protein 25-like, translated as MARTGAAPRHLVLAALALCAACACAPAGALQPSTISAAPEPSPYPLLQPRHGGRQPSAPSALPPSLSLSPDIMPLLPSPGPGDDALAPSDAAATIPSSPSPPNPDALEPDSAFAPFGSAAPAAVAGMQSSAPPPASRVSWAALPAVGLVAAMWLA; from the coding sequence ATGGCAAGAACCGGCGCCGCCCCGCGTCACCTCGTCCTGGCTGCCCTCGCGCTCTGCGCCGCGTGCGCGTGCGCCCCGGCAGGTGCGCTCCAGCCGTCGACCATCTCCGCCGCGCCCGAGCCGTCACCGTACCCGCTGCTGCAGCCGCGGCACGGCGGCCGGCAGCCCAGCGCCCCCTCGGCGCTCCCGCCGTCGCTCTCGCTCTCCCCGGACATAATGCCGCTGCTCCCGTCCCCGGGCCCGGGAGACGACGCGCTGGCACCgtccgacgcggcggccaccatcCCGTCCAGCCCGAGCCCGCCCAACCCCGACGCGCTCGAGCCGGACTCCGCGTTCGCGCCGTTCGGCTCCGCCgcgcccgccgccgtcgccgggaTGCAGTCCTCCGCGCCGCCGCCGGCGTCCCGAGTGTCCTGGGCGGCGCTCCCGGCCGTGGGGCTCGTGGCCGCCATGTGGTTGGCGTAG